The DNA sequence GAGCAGGATATGCTTGAGGCAATGAAGGTAGCTCATGAGACCATCAAAAAACAATGTCAAGTTCAGCTTGAGTTAGCTCAGGAAGCAGGTAAGACGGAAAAGCGTACTTACTGCCATGAGACTCATGACGAAGCGCTTGAAAAAGAAATGTTCGAGAAATTGTATGACAAAGTTTATGCTGTTGCCAAACAATTGATCAATAATAAAAAAGAGCGTTCTGCTGCTTTTGCTAAAGTGAAAGAAGAGTACATCGAATCATTGGGCGAGGACACTGAGGTGAACTTGGGCTTGGTAAGTACTTACTTTGGTAAAATCAACAAGAAAGCATCTCGTAACTTGGTATTGGACGAGAAGGTGCGTTTGGATGGCCGTAAGCCTGAGCAAGTTCGCCCAATCTGGTCTGAAATCGACTATTTGCCGTCTGCACACGGTTCAGCAGTATTTACCCGTGGTGAAACACAATCTTTGTGTACCACTACTTTAGGGACGAAGCTTGATGAGCAGATGATCGATGGCGCGATGCACCATGGAACAAACAAATTCATCTTGCATTACAACTTCCCAGGTTTCTCAACAGGTGAGGCGAAGCCTAACCGTGGACCAGGACGTCGTGAGGTAGGACATGGTAACTTGGCACTTCGTGCATTGAAATATGTATTGCCAAGCCCAGAGGATAATCCTTACACTATCCGTATCGTTTCTGATATCCTTGAATCTAACGGTTCGTCTTCAATGGCAACTGTTTGTGGTGGATGTCTTTCTATGATGGATGCAGGTATTCCAATTAAAGCACCTGTTTCTGGTGTGGCGATGGGGATGATCTCTGATGTAGATACTGATCGCCATGTAGTATTGACGGACATCTTGGGTGATGAAGATCACTTGGGAGATATGGACTTCAAAGTAACAGGTACAGAGAATGGTATCACTGCTTGTCAGATGGATATTAAAGTAGACGGATTATCTTACGAAGTATTGGAGCAAGCTTTGATGCAAGCGCGTGATGGTCGTCTTCATATCCTTGGCGAGATGAAGAAAACAATCTCTACGCCTCGCAGCGAAATGAAACCTCATACACCACGTTCTAAATCCATCAAAATCGCTCGCGATATGATTGGTGCGGTAATCGGACCTGGTGGTAAGATTGTTCAGGAAATCCAAAAAGAAACTGGCGCTACGATCGTTATCGAAGAAGTAGAAGAAGGTGGTTTGGTGAACATCTTTGCCGCATCTCAGGAAACAATGGATGCTGCTGTAAACTGGGTGAAAGGTATTGTTGCAATGCCTGAAGAAGGTGAAATTTATACTGGTAAAGTAAAATCAATTACTGCATTTGGTGCATTTATTGAATTTATGCCTGGTAAAGAAGGCTTGCTTCACATCTCTGAAATCAAGTGGGAACGTCTTGAAACAATGGACGGCGTACTTGAAGTAGGCGAGGAAGTTCAAGTGAAGTTGATCGAAGTAGATAAGCGTACTGGTAAGTACCGTCTGTCTCGTAAAGTGTTGATTGAGAAGCCTGAAGGTTATCAGGAACGTCCTGCTCGCC is a window from the Persicobacter psychrovividus genome containing:
- the pnp gene encoding polyribonucleotide nucleotidyltransferase translates to MYPNVINKTLSLPDGRTISVETGKLAKQADGSVVVRMGDTMLLATVVSSKDAREGVDFLPLSVDYQEKFASAGRIPGGFLKREGKLSDHEVLVCRLIDRALRPLFPSDYHSETQVMVTLISADDNAKPDALACFAASAAIAVSDIPFSEPVSEVRVARSEGEYVVNPTPAQLEVADMDMIVAATMDNIMMVEGEMHEASEQDMLEAMKVAHETIKKQCQVQLELAQEAGKTEKRTYCHETHDEALEKEMFEKLYDKVYAVAKQLINNKKERSAAFAKVKEEYIESLGEDTEVNLGLVSTYFGKINKKASRNLVLDEKVRLDGRKPEQVRPIWSEIDYLPSAHGSAVFTRGETQSLCTTTLGTKLDEQMIDGAMHHGTNKFILHYNFPGFSTGEAKPNRGPGRREVGHGNLALRALKYVLPSPEDNPYTIRIVSDILESNGSSSMATVCGGCLSMMDAGIPIKAPVSGVAMGMISDVDTDRHVVLTDILGDEDHLGDMDFKVTGTENGITACQMDIKVDGLSYEVLEQALMQARDGRLHILGEMKKTISTPRSEMKPHTPRSKSIKIARDMIGAVIGPGGKIVQEIQKETGATIVIEEVEEGGLVNIFAASQETMDAAVNWVKGIVAMPEEGEIYTGKVKSITAFGAFIEFMPGKEGLLHISEIKWERLETMDGVLEVGEEVQVKLIEVDKRTGKYRLSRKVLIEKPEGYQERPARQDRNRGDRNNDRRGGRDFRDRRRDS